The following coding sequences are from one Parcubacteria group bacterium window:
- a CDS encoding DHH family phosphoesterase, with translation MALEPIQQIEKIIDESKNVLIILPQNPNGDAIGSGWAFYFFLEKKGIVPTLAFVDEFKEAERFIFLPKPKNISESIAEAKEFILVFNTKYNKISNVKPEFGEDELKIYITPEKGSIDPRDFCFIPAKSKYDAIVVLDSPDKETLGKVFEDDPDIFYEIPVINIDHHSNNENFGQVNMVNITASSTAEVLYEIFEKIDSTIIDENISDCLLTAIISGTESFQRKNTTPKSLQISAKLMDNGAKQQEIIRWLFKTQPFNTLKLWGRVMARLNWDENLKLVWSLVAIEDFVQSRSNPQDIPFILEKIKDNYSAGNIFMVLYNENIDIVAGMIKCASPEMAKKLSGILDGQIKQDIVIFRIEKKNILEVEKEVLEKLRK, from the coding sequence ATGGCTCTTGAACCGATCCAACAAATTGAAAAAATTATAGATGAATCAAAAAATGTTCTGATAATTTTGCCGCAAAATCCAAATGGAGATGCAATCGGATCTGGATGGGCGTTTTATTTTTTTCTTGAAAAAAAAGGAATAGTTCCGACGCTGGCTTTTGTCGATGAATTCAAAGAAGCGGAAAGATTTATTTTTCTTCCTAAGCCGAAAAATATTTCCGAAAGCATCGCTGAAGCTAAAGAATTTATCCTGGTTTTTAATACTAAATATAACAAAATAAGCAACGTCAAACCTGAATTTGGCGAAGACGAACTTAAAATTTATATTACTCCGGAAAAAGGCTCCATAGATCCTCGCGACTTTTGTTTTATTCCGGCGAAATCAAAATATGACGCGATTGTTGTTTTGGATAGTCCCGATAAAGAAACACTCGGAAAAGTTTTTGAAGATGATCCGGATATTTTTTATGAAATTCCAGTCATCAATATCGACCATCATTCTAACAATGAAAACTTCGGACAAGTTAATATGGTGAATATTACCGCGTCCTCTACGGCAGAGGTTTTGTATGAAATTTTTGAAAAAATTGACTCGACAATAATTGATGAAAATATTTCTGATTGTCTTTTGACCGCTATCATTAGCGGAACGGAAAGTTTTCAAAGAAAAAATACCACGCCAAAATCACTTCAAATTTCCGCCAAGCTGATGGATAATGGCGCCAAACAGCAGGAAATAATCCGCTGGCTTTTCAAAACACAACCTTTTAACACTTTAAAGCTTTGGGGTAGAGTTATGGCGCGCCTTAATTGGGATGAAAATTTAAAATTAGTCTGGTCGCTTGTCGCTATTGAGGATTTTGTTCAGAGTCGAAGCAATCCTCAAGATATTCCTTTTATTCTAGAAAAAATCAAGGATAATTATTCTGCTGGCAATATTTTTATGGTTTTGTACAACGAAAATATAGATATCGTTGCAGGGATGATAAAATGCGCGAGTCCAGAAATGGCAAAAAAATTGTCCGGTATTCTTGATGGACAAATTAAACAAGATATTGTGATTTTCAGAATAGAGAAAAAAAATATTTTAGAAGTCGAAAAAGAGGTATTGGAAAAATTGAGGAAATAA